From the genome of Phyllostomus discolor isolate MPI-MPIP mPhyDis1 chromosome 12, mPhyDis1.pri.v3, whole genome shotgun sequence, one region includes:
- the LOC114510847 gene encoding carcinoembryonic antigen-related cell adhesion molecule 21-like produces the protein MDSPSAGTCRKFVLWHGLLLTVSLVTFWSPPTSAQLAIVSTAAAEGADVLLRMRDKPPNANIIIWYKGRGANPNRYIAAIVTYKKELGKGPEFSGREIIDNEGSRLIKKVTLKHAGYYTVVVHLQNRIKEIGFGRLRVFEPVIMAILVASNTTATKNKDAVVLTCYTKGISIQWFFNGMNLRLTERMKLSWQSRTLTRNPVRREDAGNYQCEASNPITFAYSVPLQLNVKYE, from the exons ATGGACTCCCCCTCAGCTGGCACTTGCAGAAAATTTGTCCTCTGGCACGGGCTACTGCTGACTG tTTCACTTGTAACCTTCTGGAGCCCGCCCACCTCTGCTCAACTCGCTATTGTGTCAACCGCTGCTGCCGAAGGCGCAGATGTGCTTCTGCGCATGCGCGACAAGCCTCCGAATGCGAATATCATCATTTGGTACAAAGGACGAGGGGCGAACCCGAATCGTTATATCGCAGCTATTGTAACGTACAAAAAAGAACTGGGAAAGGGGCCTGAATTTAGCGGTCGAGAAATAATAGACAACGAAGGATCCAGGCTGATTAAGAAGGTCACCTTAAAGCATGCAGGATACTACACTGTCGTCGTGCATCTTCAAAATCGTATAAAAGAAATAGGATTTGGTCGCCTCCGTGTGTTTG AGCCTGTGATAATGGCCATCCTTGTAGCCAGCAACACCACAGCCACTAAGAATAAGGATGCCGTGGTCTTGACCTGCTACACAAAGGGAATCTCCATACAGTGGTTCTTCAATGGCATGAATCTGCGACTTACAGAGAGGATGAAGCTGTCCTGGCAAAGCAGAACCCTTACCAGAAACCCTGTCAGAAGAGAAGATGCTGGAAATTATCAGTGTGAGGCCTCAAACCCTATCACTTTTGCTTATAGTGTGCCCCTCCAGCTGAATGTAAAATATGAGTaa